The window AGTACTACGATCTGTAGTGAAAACGGTTTTACCTAAAACGTCAATCATTAGTATTTGCTCAATTTTTGTATTCGTAGCTTCTATAGTAATTCGATTTTGAGTAGGATTAGGGTAAACTTTAAAAGATGCCTTTTCAATTAAATCCTCATCTACACTTAGAGTACTGTTATAGTTGTAAGTCGTTCTACTGGATAAATTGTAAGCCATCGTATTAGAATCGTAATCTGAGTAGGTTTGGGTTAATACTTTGTTGATATGAGGCTCGTTACTAAAAGTGAAATCTATACCTGTTTTATCTTTAAAAGGATGACCCAGTGTGGACATTAATATAGATGTATCATAGGTATAATCGTATTTTTCATTAGGTGTGGTGGCAGGGTTATATGAAGATATTTCTGTAACGACATTATTGTTAGAATCAAAAGAATAATCAGATCTTTCATCTACCACAAAATTTGTCCCGTCAAATAGTTCAAAGTCTGATCTGGTGATCAATCCTGCTGTCGTTAAGTTGTTAACTTCACGACCATAAACCTCAAACATTCCATTGACGATCTCCTCATAGGTAAAAATGCTTAAGAAACCGTTTGAATTATAAGTGGCGTCACCTCTTTCTTCTTGCACCCATTGAGAACCATTCCATTCTTCTGCTAGATAGGAGTCAACTCTACCATTTGCATATGAAAAAGTAAGCCTGTAGTCATTTACATATTGTCCATTTACATAATCTTCATCAAAAAATACAAGTATATCACCGACAGAGTTATAAATGTAGTTGGTGCGATAACCTATACCGAATATACCGTTATTAGTAAATTCGTAAACTTCGGTTGCTACTTTATTATTTGCATTATAGGTATAAGTAGTACGATCACCTAGAACCCAGCTGTTATTAACAGAATCCCATAAATAATAAGTTTCAGAAGTTAGGTTGTTATTTGCGT is drawn from Nonlabens dokdonensis DSW-6 and contains these coding sequences:
- a CDS encoding T9SS type A sorting domain-containing protein; protein product: MKKITIILFLFSSTILLAQNQLLSALTESFDSSTGSYENSFGYDYTYDANNNLTSETYYLWDSVNNSWVLGDRTTYTYNANNKVATEVYEFTNNGIFGIGYRTNYIYNSVGDILVFFDEDYVNGQYVNDYRLTFSYANGRVDSYLAEEWNGSQWVQEERGDATYNSNGFLSIFTYEEIVNGMFEVYGREVNNLTTAGLITRSDFELFDGTNFVVDERSDYSFDSNNNVVTEISSYNPATTPNEKYDYTYDTSILMSTLGHPFKDKTGIDFTFSNEPHINKVLTQTYSDYDSNTMAYNLSSRTTYNYNSTLSVDEDLIEKASFKVYPNPTQNRITIEATNTKIEQILMIDVLGKTVFTTDRSTFEISSLTDGIYIMKIIDVDGGITNRKVIKE